The Candidatus Nanopelagicus abundans genome includes a region encoding these proteins:
- the leuS gene encoding leucine--tRNA ligase: MAQAYDFKAVQDKWLPIWDKLEPFKSGKTDDNRPKKYILDMFPYPSGDLHMGHAEAYALGDVIARYWIQKGFNVMHPIGWDAFGLPAENAAIKRDADPRAWTYENIDVQKASMRRYACSFDWDRVLHTCDPEYYKWNQWLFLQMFEKGLAYRKDSAVNWCPDCQTVLANEQVVAGLCERCDSAVTKKKLNQWYLKITDYADRLLDDMEQLEGAWPEKVLLMQRNWIGRSTGAQVEFAVDEMDQKITVYTTRPDTLYGATFMVVAADSELAAKLVAGTPVETEFKKYLETVKAASDIDRLATDRVKTGVFLNRYAINPVNNEKIQIWASDYVLADYGTGAIMAVPAHDQRDLDFAKAMKLPVRVVINTGQEDPNTSGIATSGDGEVINSGSISGLGKDEAIAKIIKEIESKKIGKATKNYRLRDWLISRQRFWGTPIPIVHCDKCGLVPVPQDQLPVALPDVKGLDLKPKGSSPLGAASDWVNVKCPKCNAPAKRDADTMDTFMDSSWYFLRYTSINNHDVAFDQKAVETWLPVDQYVGGVTHAILHLLYSRFFTKVLHDLGMLSFTEPFTRLLNQGMVLKDGSAMSKSRGNLVKLSDELDKHGVDAIRVSLVFAGPPEDDIDWSDVSPTGSLKFLNRAWRISQDVTSKPGIDFKKGDLELRKVTHKAIADIELAVESFRFNVVIARIMELVNATRKVIDSGAGPGDAAVREAAEAIALSLSLVAPYTAEEMWEFLGHKPAIANAGWPVVDKSLLGADNVIAILQVNGKIKDRIEVSPNISQDELEKLATDNSQIKAALMGMQVKKVITVTPKLVNFVI, from the coding sequence ATGGCGCAGGCTTATGATTTTAAGGCGGTTCAAGATAAATGGCTGCCGATTTGGGACAAACTAGAACCATTTAAATCAGGTAAGACAGATGATAATCGTCCTAAAAAATATATTTTAGATATGTTTCCTTATCCATCAGGGGATTTACATATGGGCCATGCTGAGGCATATGCATTAGGGGATGTCATAGCAAGGTATTGGATTCAAAAAGGTTTTAACGTAATGCATCCAATTGGTTGGGACGCATTTGGTTTGCCAGCCGAAAATGCTGCAATTAAACGAGATGCTGATCCAAGAGCTTGGACCTATGAAAATATTGATGTGCAAAAAGCATCCATGCGCAGATATGCCTGCTCATTTGATTGGGATCGAGTTCTTCACACATGTGATCCTGAGTATTACAAATGGAATCAATGGTTATTTCTTCAGATGTTTGAAAAGGGTTTGGCCTATCGCAAAGATTCAGCAGTTAACTGGTGTCCTGATTGCCAAACTGTATTAGCGAATGAACAGGTAGTTGCAGGTCTATGTGAGAGATGCGATAGCGCGGTAACAAAGAAGAAGCTTAATCAATGGTATTTAAAGATTACTGATTACGCAGACCGCTTACTTGATGACATGGAGCAGCTAGAAGGTGCTTGGCCTGAAAAAGTATTACTTATGCAAAGAAACTGGATTGGTAGATCAACTGGTGCGCAGGTGGAGTTCGCAGTTGATGAAATGGATCAAAAAATAACTGTTTACACCACAAGGCCTGACACTTTATATGGCGCAACCTTTATGGTCGTTGCTGCAGATTCTGAGTTAGCAGCAAAATTAGTAGCAGGAACACCAGTTGAAACCGAGTTTAAAAAGTATTTAGAAACTGTTAAGGCAGCGAGTGATATTGACCGACTTGCTACTGATCGAGTGAAAACTGGCGTATTTTTAAATCGCTATGCAATTAATCCAGTAAATAACGAGAAGATTCAAATCTGGGCATCAGATTATGTATTAGCTGATTATGGAACTGGCGCCATTATGGCTGTTCCAGCACATGATCAAAGAGATTTAGATTTTGCTAAAGCGATGAAGCTACCAGTACGCGTAGTAATTAATACCGGCCAAGAGGATCCAAATACATCAGGTATTGCAACATCTGGAGATGGTGAAGTTATTAACTCTGGATCAATCTCGGGACTTGGCAAAGATGAAGCGATTGCAAAAATTATTAAAGAAATTGAGAGTAAAAAGATTGGCAAAGCAACTAAAAATTATCGACTACGTGATTGGTTAATCTCTCGTCAACGTTTTTGGGGAACACCAATTCCAATTGTGCACTGCGATAAGTGCGGACTAGTACCTGTACCGCAAGATCAACTACCGGTGGCATTACCGGATGTAAAGGGATTAGATCTAAAACCAAAGGGATCATCTCCACTAGGAGCAGCATCTGATTGGGTAAATGTTAAATGTCCAAAATGTAATGCTCCTGCTAAGCGAGATGCGGACACGATGGATACATTCATGGATTCATCTTGGTACTTCCTTCGTTACACATCAATTAACAATCATGATGTTGCATTTGATCAAAAAGCAGTTGAGACCTGGCTTCCAGTTGATCAATATGTTGGTGGAGTAACTCATGCAATCTTGCACCTTTTATATTCACGCTTTTTCACAAAAGTATTACATGATCTTGGCATGCTCTCATTTACTGAACCATTTACTAGGTTATTAAATCAAGGCATGGTCTTAAAAGATGGCTCAGCAATGAGTAAGAGCCGGGGAAATTTAGTTAAGTTATCTGATGAGTTAGATAAGCATGGTGTGGACGCAATTCGGGTTTCATTAGTATTTGCTGGTCCACCTGAAGATGACATTGATTGGTCAGATGTTTCACCCACTGGTTCATTAAAGTTTTTAAATCGTGCTTGGCGAATTAGCCAGGATGTAACTAGTAAACCTGGAATAGATTTTAAAAAGGGTGATCTTGAGCTTAGAAAAGTAACTCATAAAGCGATTGCAGATATTGAATTAGCAGTTGAATCATTTAGATTTAATGTTGTAATTGCCAGAATTATGGAGTTAGTAAATGCCACAAGAAAAGTAATTGATTCAGGTGCTGGTCCAGGTGATGCAGCAGTGCGTGAGGCAGCAGAGGCAATCGCGTTATCACTATCCCTAGTTGCTCCATACACAGCTGAGGAAATGTGGGAGTTCCTTGGACATAAACCAGCAATCGCTAATGCTGGTTGGCCAGTCGTAGATAAATCATTGCTTGGCGCAGATAATGTAATTGCAATCTTGCAGGTAAATGGCAAGATTAAAGATCGTATTGAGGTCTCACCTAATATCTCTCAGGATGAGCTAGAAAAGCTTGCAACAGATAATTCTCAGATTAAAGCTGCCTTAATGGGTATGCAGGTTAAAAAAGTGATCACAGTTACACCAAAGCTCGTAAATTTTGTAATCTAA
- a CDS encoding tetratricopeptide repeat protein, which yields MRLTLIITLLLALTPSANAANTGGGSAPAPAPVATPTPTPTPTPTQVAPTPTPAAVKTVNAELAKVTTLLNANNFKQALSDLKVIDSEFKNNADVNNLLGYSSRKLKQYKPAATYYEKALKINPNHLGALEYQGELFVLTNKVSAAKKNLVKLEKLCGLKCGEYLDLKKAIGKK from the coding sequence ATGCGCCTAACTTTAATTATCACTCTACTTCTTGCACTTACTCCTTCTGCTAATGCTGCAAATACTGGAGGTGGATCCGCCCCGGCCCCAGCTCCGGTAGCAACTCCAACACCTACGCCAACCCCAACACCAACTCAAGTTGCGCCGACTCCAACACCGGCAGCTGTTAAGACAGTAAATGCTGAGTTAGCTAAGGTAACAACTTTGCTTAATGCAAATAATTTTAAGCAAGCACTCTCAGATCTAAAAGTAATTGATTCTGAATTTAAAAATAATGCTGATGTTAATAACCTGCTTGGATACAGTTCTAGAAAACTTAAGCAATACAAACCAGCTGCTACATACTATGAAAAAGCATTAAAGATAAACCCAAATCATCTTGGCGCCCTTGAGTACCAAGGTGAGTTATTTGTATTAACCAATAAAGTATCTGCTGCAAAAAAGAATCTAGTAAAGTTGGAAAAACTTTGTGGATTAAAATGCGGTGAGTACTTGGATTTAAAGAAAGCTATTGGCAAGAAGTAA
- a CDS encoding UbiA family prenyltransferase, translating to MARSNLLALLKASHFGPTIAVTTVSYLLTTSLWWEGPAFVIAIGVFLGQLLVGFTNDLIDYSDDLKHNRLSKPLVSGELTTTKLRRAIKVVIPFTILLNIFGPLGIKGGLIYLFGVGMGVSYNFYFKSTLLSPIPYALAFAALVSSIIVSTDRTPPLWFITAAASLGVAAHFANVLKDIDQDLASKIKGLPQRIGKKGSRIITSLLLVTATLILHNANPNMPLLIVGLVFAIITSFAPNRIIFKSLMITAVVDVIMFINATDQTLGSFTV from the coding sequence TTGGCAAGAAGTAATTTGCTAGCTTTACTTAAAGCTTCACATTTTGGCCCCACCATTGCAGTCACCACAGTTTCATACCTACTTACCACCTCACTTTGGTGGGAAGGACCAGCATTTGTAATAGCCATTGGGGTATTTCTTGGTCAATTACTAGTTGGCTTTACCAATGATTTAATTGATTACTCAGATGATCTAAAACATAATCGATTATCTAAACCACTAGTTAGTGGTGAACTTACGACAACTAAACTACGCAGAGCTATAAAAGTTGTTATACCTTTCACTATTTTGTTAAATATTTTTGGCCCACTTGGTATTAAGGGCGGGCTGATTTATTTATTTGGTGTTGGTATGGGAGTTAGCTATAACTTTTACTTTAAATCCACACTGCTCTCACCAATTCCATACGCTCTTGCCTTTGCTGCCTTAGTTTCATCCATAATAGTTTCAACAGATCGCACGCCACCGCTTTGGTTTATCACCGCAGCAGCATCCCTTGGTGTTGCTGCCCACTTTGCTAATGTGCTTAAGGATATTGATCAAGATTTAGCATCAAAAATTAAAGGCTTACCTCAGCGGATTGGTAAGAAGGGCTCAAGAATAATAACTAGCCTCTTACTAGTTACAGCTACATTAATTCTTCATAACGCTAATCCAAATATGCCACTACTTATAGTTGGACTAGTTTTTGCAATTATCACCTCATTTGCGCCTAATAGGATCATCTTTAAGTCACTAATGATCACAGCAGTAGTTGATGTAATCATGTTTATAAATGCCACTGATCAAACTCTCGGTAGTTTTACAGTATAA
- a CDS encoding HNH endonuclease family protein, with protein sequence MRRIVVLALLLTTLPLSNTAQADQDALMVLNSLEVKGRAAKTGYARSQFPHWSDPDRNGCDARNDTLKRDLTQISFKGGTRDCKVLTGQLLDPFSGKVIAFSSTKSMIDIDHVVALSNAWQTGAAYFDKTKRAAIANDPLNLIAVDAKLNRQKGDGDAATWLPPLKSYRCDYVARQIAVKAKYGLWVTQPEKGAIIKLLEKCEGQKISN encoded by the coding sequence ATGAGACGGATAGTTGTATTAGCCCTACTACTTACAACTCTGCCACTTTCAAATACTGCCCAGGCTGATCAAGATGCTCTGATGGTTTTAAACTCTCTTGAGGTTAAGGGCAGAGCAGCAAAGACTGGTTATGCCAGATCCCAATTTCCACACTGGTCAGATCCAGACCGAAATGGCTGTGATGCTAGAAATGACACCCTAAAACGCGACTTAACTCAGATTAGTTTTAAAGGCGGAACTCGTGATTGCAAAGTATTAACTGGTCAATTATTAGATCCATTTAGTGGCAAGGTAATTGCATTTAGTAGTACAAAATCAATGATCGATATTGATCATGTGGTGGCCTTATCTAATGCATGGCAAACAGGGGCGGCCTACTTTGATAAAACGAAACGAGCAGCAATTGCCAATGATCCACTTAACTTAATTGCAGTTGATGCTAAGTTAAATCGACAAAAAGGTGATGGTGATGCTGCTACATGGCTACCACCACTTAAGAGTTACCGATGCGATTATGTTGCAAGGCAAATTGCAGTTAAAGCGAAGTATGGCCTTTGGGTAACACAGCCAGAAAAGGGTGCAATCATTAAATTGCTAGAAAAGTGTGAAGGGCAGAAGATTTCAAATTAA